Genomic window (Helianthus annuus cultivar XRQ/B chromosome 3, HanXRQr2.0-SUNRISE, whole genome shotgun sequence):
CACATATCTTTGTTCAGAAAAATcttaaagttacaattaagaccAAAACCTTGAATTTGAATAATGAAACAACCTCTTTGTAGAATATGAGAAAAAAGAATGCATTCAAAGAGATAAATTTTGTATGATACGAATAATGTGATTTTGGTCCCTCTTATTCGAGAAATAATAAAGAGAACATGGTATAAAAGATTGAAACCATACTTTTTCTTTCGTTCCTTCCTTTTTGAACCAACTGCACCTAGTTCAGCCACAAACCGAAGATCGTCTACCTgcttccttttccttttcttctttttcttttcagtaGAAAAGTTATCTATTTCATAAGTATCTTCAATCTTGGACTCAGAAGAAACAGAATCAGGTTTTTTCTTTGTAGAAAGTTTCTGCAATCCGATAACACATTCACATTCAAATAAACAGAAATTAAAGTTcaatttggtaaaaaaaaaaaaaaaaaacatgatagTGTCTTTAGATGTGGCGGCCAAAATCTGTTTTTGATTATCTAATTGTTTAGGACTAAAGTAATCAAATTTGGAGAAGCATGTGCTAATGTAATGTGCTATAGAAAACTTTATACTGTTATAAACGTAATATTATCTTATTGTCCCAGGCTTGATTGTCTACTTATCTAATTATCTGATTTTGATACTTAAAGATTTAAGAAAACCTTTTTGAGTAATTCTTAGGTTCCAAAGCTATTTACGTCATGTAATTCTGCTATCATAATGAACCTATGAAAGTGAGGCATCTGAAAAAACATAAGGTTTGACTTTTTGGTCAACCAACAACTCATAATTTCATAGGTTTTGAAGATTAAACAAAATGTTACTCAAGGTTATCTTACAAATGTGATTCTAAGGTTGACTTGGTTTCTATCAACACACTAACAATTTTAGATCTGAAAAGCACTGCTTTGGCTTCAAGTATGAAAACACAACCCTAATGTTGAAACTAGAGCAAGATGACTTACATTATTACTATCAAGTAATAGTTTTGCAACATCTGAGGCAGCAGGGCCTTTATTCTCTTGAGCGTCGTCGACTGATAACTTTCCAGAGCCTAAAAGAAGCAAAGTTAAGAATAGAAGGCTGCTGCTGCTGCCTAAAAGgagtaaaataaataaagaatagAGGAATTGGGGGGGGACCTGACCTGAGGTATATGACATGAGTTTGCGAAGCTTGGAGGGAATAACATCGAGAGATGAACGAACCGGGGGCGGAGGTAACCTGTTCTTGCCCACTCCATGTGCTTCTTTGTAGTTCTTTTCTCTTctcttcttccctttgcctcccatcttttctttctttctttctttctttttaggGTTTACTGTCTATCTTTATCGCCGTTTCTGCTTCAGTCAGGGCAGGGGTTGCTTGTTGATTCAAAAGAatagttaaatgccattttagtcccttggtttgtattattttattaatttagttaaaaggtttcatttttcgtttGTAGGTCAAAAAATGTTTTatcgttgtcattttagtctactaggttaacttcatccattttttatgttaacgagaatggtaattcgatcattttatatgtaattctgttaactagaagcgcaattcagccatataaaatgagtaaatgaccgaattgcttttctcgttaacagaaataattgGTGAAGTTAACCTagtagactaaaatgacaatggtgaaacctttttggactcacaggcgagaaatgaaacctttggactaaactgacaaattAGCCCAAACCACatgaactaaaatggcatttaactcaataataataataataataataataataataataataataataataataataataataaaaaatctgaagttaaagtttttttattttaaaaatgtaAATCTAAGAGGGAAGTGAAGTTTTAGGTTTGAGGCTATAGTTCTCAGTTTTGAATATGATCTGAATCGGGTTTTCTATGTTGAGCCTTCAGACAACGGGTTTTTCTCGGATCTGGATATGGTGGGCATGGGCTACCCAACACGTGCTCGTGGGCATATGGGTCACCTTTTTTTCCATTGGGTTTACCCCAAGTagccagatttttatttcattaGTTGTTCAAGAAAAAATAAAACTGAGCCAGTTATTGGAAGAATTAATTACAACATTGATGTTTAGCCCTAGGTATGCTAAGGCCATGAAGGTATATCTTAACTTTTCTTAACTTTATATAATAGTCACATCACCCGTTTTCCCTCTAATACTTCGCCTCATCCTAAGAGCATGTGTTATCACCGCGCCTCACAACGTTTTCCGGTGCCACGTCAAACAAACCGCGCCACAACCACCACGCCTAGGCGTGGTTGCGGGCGCTAGGCGGTGCCCTTGGGCTAGCCACGGCGTTGTGAGGGGGTGGGGAGTAATTAATGTGCTTCGTTGTTTGGGGAAGAAGATGGTCAGATTCTTTTTAACGAAGAAGATGAAAGTTTTTTGGCTCTCTGTCTTGATTCATttgaatgaagaagatgaagttgtCAGCctctttttattatattttaataatatatttcctttcaCACAGTATTTGGTCAATAAAATGGCCCCCTTTTAAGTGattttttgtgttttagttgtgttTTTCTCATTAGAATTTAAAGAAACTTCAATCTTTTTTTCTAATTTTAAGTGTATTAATAATATCCGGTTACATTTGTTAATATATAAATCAATATagataaatataataataatgattaTCTAATCACAAATATTACACCCATTTTGGGCATCTCTGAGTGAGAAAAAATTATGTTTATGTGTCGCTTATGTGGCAACACTTTTTTATCACCCAATCCCTGTAACACATCATAGCCTAAAAGGCGACAAAATGAGATCATAAATTGTGTAGGGACGCATGTGTAAATAACCCATTCATCATTCATGTACAATATATATGAGCATGATCAGATATTCCCAACACCACCAAAAATGTTCATCCTAATTTAGAGCCAGAGAAATAAACAAATTCTCGCAAACAACAAACACCCTTTTGAGGAGGAATTGATTGATTAATTCTAAAAAATGATTCGATCCATGAAAAAATTATGTTCAAAAAGCAATACCGTTCACGAAAATGAATTGGAGATGGTGTTGGAGGTATCTCTGCCAGAAGAAAAATTAATCAAAACCAACACCAACACCGCTACAAAACGATGGCAACATTTG
Coding sequences:
- the LOC110931078 gene encoding uncharacterized protein LOC110931078; the protein is MGGKGKKRREKNYKEAHGVGKNRLPPPPVRSSLDVIPSKLRKLMSYTSGSGKLSVDDAQENKGPAASDVAKLLLDSNNKLSTKKKPDSVSSESKIEDTYEIDNFSTEKKKKKRKRKQVDDLRFVAELGAVGSKRKERKKKLLEERKKKHKKAKQEDDLNFPGREEIKFGEVVQAPPKLVNVPKRFGSSVNASQERIRLRTIEAYRDQKKWASRPGLHLPTTDLTHHNNVVLPVEK